From the Alphaproteobacteria bacterium LSUCC0719 genome, one window contains:
- the mnmE gene encoding tRNA uridine-5-carboxymethylaminomethyl(34) synthesis GTPase MnmE, translated as MRHDTDTIFAQATPPGRAAIAVIRISGDRAFSAPSAFGCDVPEPGRFRVARLVDDGGNQLDEALILAMKGPRSSTGEDVVEIHAHGSLAVTAAIMRQLGRLDGFRPAGPGEFTHRMFANGKIDLLGAEALADLIDAETDRQRLQAWRQRDGVLHRPVDSWRDALVRLAAQLEAVIDFADEDLPATIETRIREDTCALADAIEHVLDDDHEGERVRSGVTISLVGPVNAGKSTLLNRLAGRDVAIVSSQAGTTRDIVSVRIDLDGVPVTILDTAGLRETDDVIEAEGVRRARNAARDTDAALLVVDASSADWRADLATLRDLAGPSQALLLTKRDRLDHAAIAGIAEEIATYGEAARLVSLEDDANRDEFEQLLALLRGLVMPANRPETQSIITRERHRHALQRAVTSLRAVDGLDLATAPELAAEEYRQAADSLGRLTGQVDVEELLDSIFSSFCIGK; from the coding sequence ATGCGTCATGATACGGACACCATATTTGCCCAGGCAACGCCACCGGGGCGTGCCGCCATCGCGGTCATTCGGATCAGCGGTGACAGGGCGTTTTCCGCGCCGTCAGCCTTTGGCTGTGATGTGCCGGAGCCGGGCCGGTTTCGTGTCGCGCGCCTTGTCGATGATGGTGGCAACCAGCTTGATGAGGCGTTGATCCTGGCGATGAAAGGCCCACGGTCCAGCACGGGTGAGGATGTTGTCGAGATTCACGCGCATGGATCACTGGCTGTTACAGCCGCCATCATGCGCCAGCTTGGCAGGCTGGACGGGTTCAGACCCGCCGGACCAGGCGAATTCACCCACAGGATGTTTGCCAATGGCAAGATCGACCTTCTTGGCGCCGAGGCTCTGGCGGATCTGATCGATGCCGAAACCGATCGGCAGCGGCTTCAGGCATGGCGTCAGCGCGACGGGGTACTGCATCGGCCTGTCGATAGCTGGCGTGATGCACTTGTGAGGTTGGCGGCACAGCTTGAAGCGGTGATCGATTTCGCCGATGAAGACCTGCCGGCAACCATCGAAACTCGTATTCGCGAGGATACATGTGCGCTGGCTGACGCAATTGAGCATGTACTTGATGACGATCACGAAGGAGAGCGGGTTCGAAGCGGGGTCACGATCAGCCTTGTTGGACCGGTCAATGCCGGCAAATCCACATTGCTGAACAGGCTTGCCGGGCGTGATGTGGCCATTGTGTCCTCACAGGCCGGTACGACACGCGATATTGTCAGCGTCAGGATTGATCTTGACGGGGTGCCGGTAACGATTCTGGATACGGCAGGCCTTCGCGAGACAGATGATGTCATCGAGGCGGAAGGTGTGCGCAGGGCCAGAAATGCCGCGCGGGACACCGACGCCGCGCTGCTTGTCGTCGATGCCTCTTCGGCAGACTGGCGCGCCGACCTCGCCACACTTCGTGACCTTGCCGGGCCCAGTCAGGCCCTTCTTCTGACAAAGCGTGACCGGCTTGATCATGCCGCGATAGCCGGCATCGCAGAAGAAATTGCGACATATGGCGAGGCAGCGCGCCTCGTATCCCTGGAAGATGACGCCAACAGGGATGAATTTGAACAGTTGCTTGCGCTTTTGCGGGGGCTCGTGATGCCGGCGAACAGGCCGGAAACACAGAGTATCATTACACGTGAACGACATCGTCATGCGCTGCAGCGGGCTGTGACGTCACTTCGTGCTGTCGATGGTCTTGATCTTGCAACGGCACCCGAGCTGGCTGCCGAAGAGTATCGACAGGCGGCCGACAGCCTTGGCAGGCTGACGGGTCAGGTTGACGTGGAAGAGCTTCTCGACAGCATTTTTTCCAGCTTTTGCATTGGAAAATAG
- a CDS encoding methylated-DNA--[protein]-cysteine S-methyltransferase, translating into MIPHDTTLTGRFHITFHNRFGHMRAVSDGHHLIRLDWDQNPFATPDNPDDVSRETCRQITAYLAGSRQHFTLPLMAEGTSQTGRAWLTAMALIPYGTTISYAEYAALAGKPQAPRAAGTACSTNPIPIIYPCHRVVRKDGALGHYGGGSTLSPRHPDNLDRKQALIDLERAFA; encoded by the coding sequence ATGATACCACATGACACCACGCTGACAGGACGGTTCCATATAACCTTCCATAACCGGTTCGGCCATATGCGCGCCGTCAGCGACGGCCACCATCTGATCCGTCTGGACTGGGACCAGAATCCCTTTGCCACGCCGGACAACCCGGACGATGTTTCACGTGAAACATGCCGCCAGATCACCGCCTATCTTGCTGGAAGCAGACAGCATTTCACCCTGCCCCTGATGGCTGAAGGAACATCTCAGACCGGCAGAGCATGGCTGACGGCGATGGCCCTCATCCCCTACGGGACGACCATCAGCTATGCTGAATATGCCGCGCTTGCCGGCAAGCCGCAGGCACCGCGCGCCGCCGGAACGGCCTGTTCCACCAATCCCATACCCATCATCTATCCCTGCCACCGTGTGGTGCGAAAAGATGGTGCGCTTGGACATTATGGTGGAGGCAGCACCCTTTCGCCGCGACATCCAGACAATCTGGACCGCAAGCAGGCGCTGATAGATCTTGAAAGGGCCTTCGCCTAG
- the rho gene encoding transcription termination factor Rho, with protein sequence MHLQELKQKSPADLLAYAEELEIENASTLRKQDMMFAILKQLAQNDVAIYGSGVLEVLSDGFGFLRAPESNYLPGPDDIYVSPSQVRRFGLRTGDTVEGEIRAPKEGERYFALLKVETINFEEPGAVRHRINFDNLTPLYPENKLTLELPFDPDKKDNTPRVIDLVAPMGKGQRGLIVAPPRTGKTMMLQSIAHAISENHPEVYLIVLLIDERPEEVTDMQRSVRGEVISSTFDEPAARHVQVTEMVIEKAKRLVEHKRDVVILLDSITRLARAYNTVVPSSGKVLTGGVDANALQRPKRFFGAARNIEEGGSLTIIATALIETGSRMDEVIFEEFKGTGNSEVILDRKLSDKRTFPAIDITRSGTRKEELLVDKGTLAKMWVLRRILMQMGPVDAMEFLVDKLKHSKTNDDFFEQMNS encoded by the coding sequence ATGCATCTTCAGGAACTAAAACAGAAATCACCTGCCGACCTCCTTGCCTATGCCGAGGAGCTCGAAATCGAGAACGCAAGCACTCTGCGCAAGCAGGATATGATGTTTGCGATACTCAAGCAGCTGGCGCAGAACGATGTCGCTATCTATGGAAGCGGCGTTCTTGAAGTTCTGTCCGATGGGTTCGGGTTCCTTCGTGCGCCGGAATCGAACTATCTTCCCGGGCCTGACGATATTTACGTGTCGCCAAGCCAGGTCAGACGGTTCGGTCTGCGGACAGGCGACACAGTTGAGGGTGAAATCCGGGCACCGAAGGAAGGTGAGCGGTATTTCGCACTGCTGAAAGTCGAAACAATCAATTTTGAAGAGCCTGGTGCGGTTCGGCACCGGATCAATTTCGACAATCTGACGCCGCTCTATCCGGAAAACAAGCTGACGCTTGAGCTGCCCTTCGACCCTGACAAGAAGGACAATACACCGCGTGTAATCGATCTTGTCGCACCGATGGGCAAAGGTCAGCGCGGGTTGATTGTGGCACCGCCACGTACCGGTAAGACGATGATGCTGCAGAGCATCGCGCACGCGATTTCGGAAAACCATCCTGAAGTCTATCTGATCGTTCTGCTGATTGATGAGCGTCCCGAAGAAGTGACCGACATGCAACGGTCTGTTCGTGGCGAGGTGATCTCCTCGACTTTTGACGAACCAGCTGCCCGGCATGTGCAAGTCACTGAAATGGTTATAGAAAAAGCCAAACGGCTTGTTGAACACAAGCGTGATGTGGTGATCCTTCTTGATTCCATCACGCGGTTGGCACGGGCCTACAACACCGTGGTGCCTTCATCCGGCAAGGTTCTGACGGGCGGTGTCGATGCGAACGCGCTGCAGCGACCAAAGCGGTTCTTTGGTGCCGCACGGAATATCGAGGAAGGCGGATCGCTGACGATTATCGCTACGGCGCTGATCGAGACCGGATCGCGGATGGACGAGGTGATCTTTGAAGAATTCAAGGGCACCGGCAACAGCGAGGTCATCCTCGATCGCAAATTGTCCGACAAGCGGACCTTCCCTGCCATCGATATCACCAGATCGGGCACCCGTAAGGAAGAGCTTCTTGTCGACAAGGGCACGCTTGCCAAGATGTGGGTACTGCGTCGCATCCTGATGCAGATGGGCCCTGTCGATGCGATGGAGTTCCTTGTCGACAAGCTGAAACACTCGAAGACTAATGACGATTTCTTCGAGCAGATGAACAGCTAG
- the hemJ gene encoding protoporphyrinogen oxidase HemJ, with translation MSYEIIKALHVISIIAWMAGLLYLPRLYVYHSETTIGSVRAETFKVMERRLLKAIMNPAMIASFLFGIWMLALAPELLFETWMQIKVVCVVAMAGCHGVFSKMRRQLENDEPPRPGRVYRIWNEVPTVLMIIIVVMAVVKPL, from the coding sequence ATGAGTTACGAGATCATCAAAGCACTTCATGTCATCTCGATCATTGCGTGGATGGCAGGGCTTCTCTATCTGCCCCGGCTTTATGTGTACCATTCGGAAACCACAATAGGTTCAGTGCGTGCCGAAACCTTCAAGGTCATGGAACGCCGGCTGCTGAAAGCAATCATGAATCCGGCGATGATCGCCAGCTTCCTGTTCGGCATCTGGATGCTGGCGCTGGCACCGGAGTTGCTGTTCGAGACTTGGATGCAGATCAAGGTGGTCTGCGTGGTGGCGATGGCGGGGTGTCACGGTGTTTTTTCGAAGATGCGCCGCCAGCTCGAAAATGACGAACCGCCACGTCCGGGCCGCGTGTATCGGATCTGGAACGAAGTTCCGACTGTTTTGATGATCATCATCGTTGTTATGGCTGTGGTAAAGCCGCTGTGA
- the hemE gene encoding uroporphyrinogen decarboxylase, with the protein MTNLFLNTLSGNRQTVPPIWLMRQAGRYLPEYRKVRASEPDFISFCLNPEKAVEVTLQPIDKFGFDAAIIFSDILLVPWAMNRNVRFITGQGPVLDPVADMRDIQERDLDGFATKLAPVAKALSLCRSRLPDDKALIGFAGAPWTIITYMLEGQSSKDFATARKWMWDNDRQFDQLLDIVTVATIEFLSLQAKAGADALMLFDSWASAVPSHFRKRVVIDPARRIIESLRDQGITQPVIGFPKGIGEGLVAYCDETPVDGVGLDHGVDVGWAAETLPRHVTLQGNLDPLSLIDGGNSMRHSIDRILSAFADRPHIFNLGHGITPETPEPHVHELVAHVRGQMS; encoded by the coding sequence ATGACAAACCTCTTCCTGAATACATTATCCGGTAACCGCCAGACGGTGCCGCCGATCTGGCTCATGCGCCAGGCAGGGCGGTATCTTCCCGAATACAGAAAGGTCCGTGCCTCCGAACCCGATTTCATCTCATTTTGCCTGAATCCCGAAAAAGCAGTCGAGGTTACGCTGCAACCGATCGACAAATTCGGTTTCGACGCTGCCATCATTTTTTCTGATATTCTCCTTGTTCCCTGGGCCATGAACCGGAATGTCCGATTTATTACCGGTCAGGGACCGGTTCTGGACCCGGTTGCGGACATGCGGGACATACAGGAACGCGATCTCGACGGATTTGCGACAAAGCTGGCACCCGTTGCCAAGGCCCTGTCACTGTGCCGGTCAAGATTACCCGATGACAAGGCGCTGATCGGATTTGCCGGAGCGCCCTGGACGATCATCACCTACATGCTTGAAGGTCAATCATCGAAAGATTTTGCAACGGCCCGGAAATGGATGTGGGACAATGACAGGCAATTCGACCAGCTCCTCGACATTGTGACAGTGGCGACGATTGAATTTCTTAGCCTTCAGGCAAAGGCCGGTGCCGACGCATTGATGCTTTTTGACAGCTGGGCCAGCGCGGTACCGTCGCATTTCCGCAAACGGGTGGTGATTGATCCGGCCAGACGCATCATAGAATCATTGCGGGATCAGGGAATTACCCAGCCAGTCATCGGATTTCCAAAGGGTATTGGTGAAGGTCTTGTCGCCTATTGCGATGAAACCCCTGTCGATGGGGTAGGTCTTGACCATGGGGTCGATGTCGGCTGGGCAGCAGAAACACTGCCGCGCCATGTGACGCTTCAGGGTAATCTTGATCCACTCAGCCTGATCGACGGTGGCAACTCAATGCGTCACTCCATCGATCGGATCCTGTCAGCCTTCGCCGACCGGCCACATATTTTCAATCTCGGACACGGCATAACACCTGAAACGCCGGAACCGCATGTGCATGAACTGGTGGCACATGTAAGAGGACAGATGTCATGA
- a CDS encoding pyruvate, water dikinase regulatory protein — MSEETLHIHLVSDSTGETVHQITRACVAQFSNVQTTEHVWTLVRSHNHVDAVFAGVDRNPGILLMSVVDEDLRSEFESRCAKRGIPHVSVLDPVVELLGRTLGKPTRNRPGGQRQLDTAYFNRMAAVDFAVRHDDGLNMSELHDADILLVGVSRTSKTPTSMYLAHRGYKVANYALVPNVPFPAHYIDSLKLFIVGLTNDPKRLSVVRKTRQIVQSDESNVVYTDLERITEEVRDARRLFSQNQWPVIDVTRRSVEETAAAVIQLYTNWQEQTS; from the coding sequence ATGAGCGAAGAGACCCTGCACATCCATCTCGTATCCGATTCCACCGGCGAGACGGTGCATCAGATCACCCGTGCCTGTGTGGCCCAGTTTTCCAATGTGCAGACAACCGAACATGTGTGGACGCTCGTGCGAAGCCACAACCATGTCGATGCTGTGTTTGCCGGTGTTGACCGCAATCCCGGCATTCTGCTGATGAGTGTGGTGGACGAGGATCTGCGCAGCGAATTCGAAAGCCGCTGTGCCAAACGTGGTATTCCTCATGTGTCGGTTCTTGACCCTGTGGTTGAGCTTCTTGGGCGCACCCTTGGCAAGCCAACCCGCAATCGTCCCGGCGGCCAACGCCAGCTTGATACCGCCTATTTCAACAGGATGGCGGCCGTCGATTTCGCCGTGCGCCATGATGACGGGCTGAACATGAGCGAACTTCACGATGCCGACATCCTTCTTGTCGGCGTGTCGCGAACCTCAAAGACCCCGACATCGATGTATCTGGCGCATCGCGGTTACAAGGTGGCGAACTACGCGCTTGTCCCGAATGTGCCCTTTCCCGCGCATTATATTGACAGCCTCAAGCTTTTTATTGTCGGTCTCACCAATGATCCAAAGCGGTTGAGTGTGGTGCGCAAGACACGGCAGATCGTGCAATCTGATGAAAGCAACGTTGTCTATACCGACCTCGAGCGGATTACCGAGGAGGTGCGTGACGCACGGCGGCTGTTTTCACAGAACCAGTGGCCGGTGATCGATGTAACACGCAGATCGGTGGAAGAAACCGCTGCCGCGGTCATCCAGCTTTATACAAATTGGCAGGAACAGACATCGTGA
- a CDS encoding nucleoside triphosphate pyrophosphatase, with protein sequence MTVANPVVRLPAGPLLLASTSRTRRHLLERAGFDVATCGASIDEQAIRHSCAGDGIAPGDVAVILAEMKAQAAHARCGAAPGQLLLAADQILEIDGEMLGKPANRDAATTQLMRLQGQTHRLHTAAVIMRDGMRIWHHLGVNDMSMRALSKAEIETYLTALGDAALWSPGSYQIESIGMHLFTHMDGCHYTILGLPLLDITAFLREHGLQMLQQNAPETGGS encoded by the coding sequence GTGACGGTGGCCAACCCTGTCGTCAGACTTCCAGCCGGGCCGTTGCTGCTGGCATCGACAAGCCGGACTCGCCGCCACCTTCTGGAACGCGCCGGATTCGACGTTGCCACCTGTGGTGCCAGCATCGATGAACAGGCCATTCGCCACAGCTGTGCCGGGGACGGCATCGCGCCGGGGGATGTCGCTGTCATTCTGGCTGAAATGAAGGCACAGGCCGCGCATGCACGTTGTGGTGCTGCGCCTGGTCAACTTCTTCTCGCGGCTGATCAGATACTCGAAATCGATGGTGAGATGCTGGGCAAGCCGGCCAATCGTGACGCCGCGACAACGCAGCTGATGCGCCTCCAGGGACAGACCCACCGGCTTCACACGGCCGCCGTGATCATGCGTGACGGGATGCGGATCTGGCACCATCTTGGTGTGAACGACATGTCGATGCGTGCCCTGTCGAAGGCTGAAATTGAAACCTACCTGACGGCCCTTGGTGACGCCGCTCTATGGAGTCCGGGAAGTTACCAGATTGAATCCATCGGCATGCATCTGTTTACCCATATGGACGGCTGTCATTATACGATCCTCGGATTACCGCTTCTCGACATCACAGCCTTTCTTCGTGAACATGGTTTGCAGATGTTGCAGCAAAACGCGCCGGAGACTGGCGGATCATGA
- the coaE gene encoding dephospho-CoA kinase (Dephospho-CoA kinase (CoaE) performs the final step in coenzyme A biosynthesis.) yields the protein MIIIGLTGGIASGKSTMAGIFRDLAIPVHDADATVHEMMAPGGAAVDAVVDCFGEQVLAQDRSIDRQRLGAEVFGAADRRKELESIIHPLVASSRDSFLMANRQAGVPLVVLDIPLLFETGGEALCDFVILCSVDIDTQRQRALNRLGMTAEKFEAIVQNQMPLAAKQAKADAVIRTDRGVEAARADLQAILDGPVDQLRRRQTGGGRDA from the coding sequence ATGATCATCATTGGTCTGACAGGGGGGATTGCATCTGGAAAATCGACCATGGCCGGCATTTTCCGCGATCTGGCAATCCCGGTTCATGACGCAGATGCGACCGTCCATGAGATGATGGCACCCGGCGGCGCGGCCGTTGATGCCGTGGTTGACTGTTTTGGTGAACAGGTTCTGGCCCAAGACAGGTCAATCGACAGGCAACGGCTTGGCGCAGAAGTGTTTGGCGCCGCAGACCGCCGAAAAGAACTGGAATCCATCATTCATCCACTGGTTGCCAGTTCGCGGGACAGCTTCCTGATGGCCAATCGTCAGGCTGGTGTGCCGCTTGTGGTTCTTGATATCCCGCTTCTGTTCGAGACAGGCGGCGAGGCGCTGTGTGACTTTGTCATTCTGTGCAGTGTCGATATTGATACCCAGCGGCAACGCGCCTTGAACCGCCTGGGGATGACAGCTGAAAAATTCGAGGCCATTGTGCAAAACCAGATGCCCCTTGCAGCAAAACAGGCCAAGGCCGACGCGGTGATCAGAACAGACAGGGGTGTCGAGGCGGCCCGTGCAGACCTTCAGGCCATTCTGGATGGTCCGGTTGATCAGCTTCGCCGCAGGCAAACCGGAGGTGGGCGTGATGCGTGA
- the dnaQ gene encoding DNA polymerase III subunit epsilon — MREIVLDTETTGIDPTDGHRIIEIGAMEMLNQTPTGAQLHLYINPERDIDAGAVAVHGLTQEFLADKPVFADIVAEFLTFIGDSQLVIHNAPFDMGFINAELARLGLPTLPKDRAIDTLMMARRKFPGAQASLDALCRRFEIDNSHRDLHGALVDADLLAAVYIELLGGRQRDLSLEPDTSKTTATTQDADSAPLTFTINDDPSKFDRPHGPSDAETAAHKALLERFEDPIWNR; from the coding sequence ATGCGTGAAATTGTTCTTGATACCGAAACAACGGGGATCGACCCGACCGACGGGCACCGCATCATCGAGATCGGCGCGATGGAGATGCTCAACCAGACCCCTACCGGCGCACAGCTTCACCTTTATATCAACCCTGAACGCGACATTGATGCCGGCGCGGTGGCTGTTCACGGGCTGACCCAGGAATTTCTTGCCGACAAGCCGGTGTTTGCCGATATTGTTGCCGAATTCCTGACCTTCATCGGCGATTCCCAGCTTGTCATCCATAACGCCCCGTTTGACATGGGGTTCATCAATGCCGAACTGGCGCGTCTTGGTCTGCCGACCCTGCCAAAGGACCGGGCCATTGATACGCTGATGATGGCCCGCCGCAAATTTCCCGGCGCACAGGCCAGTCTGGATGCGCTGTGCCGGCGGTTCGAAATTGATAACAGCCATCGCGACCTTCACGGCGCGCTTGTCGATGCCGATCTTCTGGCTGCTGTCTATATCGAGCTTCTCGGCGGGCGGCAGCGTGATCTGTCGCTGGAACCAGACACCAGCAAGACGACCGCCACCACGCAGGACGCAGATTCCGCGCCGCTGACCTTCACAATCAATGATGATCCATCGAAATTCGATCGGCCACATGGACCGAGCGATGCCGAAACAGCGGCGCATAAAGCGCTTCTGGAACGGTTCGAAGACCCGATCTGGAACCGCTGA
- the secB gene encoding protein-export chaperone SecB, translating to MTDNSTETQGTAGTAEASPRQIVVHAQYIKDLSFENPNAPDILIDPPQQPDVQIGVNVGARGLNSEQYEVVLSLSANAKTEDKALFLAELTYAAIVSAPGASRDDLNPLIMIEAPRLMFPFARAIISDMTRDGGFMPLSIQPIDFVAVYQSNIERQQEALAASKADGEA from the coding sequence ATGACGGATAACAGCACCGAAACACAGGGCACTGCCGGTACGGCCGAAGCGTCGCCGCGGCAGATCGTCGTTCATGCGCAATATATCAAGGATCTTTCCTTTGAAAATCCGAACGCGCCGGACATTCTGATCGATCCGCCACAGCAGCCGGATGTGCAGATTGGTGTGAATGTCGGGGCGCGCGGCTTGAATAGCGAGCAGTATGAGGTCGTCCTGTCACTCTCGGCAAATGCCAAGACTGAAGACAAGGCGCTGTTTCTTGCCGAACTTACCTATGCCGCCATTGTGTCGGCGCCGGGGGCGTCGCGGGACGATCTGAACCCGTTGATCATGATCGAGGCACCGCGCCTGATGTTTCCGTTCGCCCGTGCCATCATCTCCGACATGACACGCGATGGCGGCTTCATGCCGCTGAGTATCCAGCCAATCGATTTTGTCGCGGTCTATCAATCCAACATTGAGCGGCAGCAAGAGGCGCTGGCGGCAAGCAAGGCCGACGGCGAGGCCTGA
- a CDS encoding FxsA family protein produces MPIVYLIGFILWIWAEIEVFVALGSAAGVLLTLIGIFVTGMIGISLLRSQGRRITGSLQAQLARGEAPVASLAAGVSVLVGAVLMLIPGYLTDAAGLVLFLPVIRTIVGALILKRITARGSFTMGARMPFGGRGPFGDPPGNPSPPPPGRNTATDIIEGDFEERPANTTPIDKKD; encoded by the coding sequence GTGCCAATTGTCTATCTAATCGGGTTCATCCTGTGGATTTGGGCCGAAATCGAGGTTTTCGTCGCTCTTGGCAGCGCCGCCGGTGTGCTGTTGACGCTGATTGGCATATTTGTCACCGGCATGATTGGCATTTCGCTTCTGCGATCACAGGGGCGGCGTATCACCGGATCGCTGCAGGCGCAGCTGGCACGGGGCGAGGCGCCTGTTGCCTCGCTTGCAGCCGGGGTGTCGGTTCTTGTCGGGGCGGTGTTGATGCTGATACCGGGATATCTGACAGATGCCGCCGGGCTGGTGCTGTTTCTGCCGGTTATCCGCACGATTGTCGGGGCGCTGATCCTGAAACGGATCACCGCTAGAGGCAGCTTTACAATGGGCGCACGAATGCCATTTGGTGGCAGGGGCCCCTTTGGCGATCCACCAGGCAACCCGTCACCACCACCACCCGGCAGAAACACCGCAACGGATATTATCGAGGGGGATTTCGAGGAACGTCCGGCCAACACCACGCCAATCGACAAGAAAGACTAG